A single genomic interval of Helicoverpa armigera isolate CAAS_96S chromosome 13, ASM3070526v1, whole genome shotgun sequence harbors:
- the LOC110373363 gene encoding hemicentin-1 isoform X1: MGHTASGVKSALWLSLLHGFLFLIADSGTETPQDHSTMDISSRHFRAEFLQEWQGSPDAPYFDPSTPRNITGLVGHPVRLLCRVKNLQNRTVSWVRHRDIHLLTVGRYTYTSDQRFEAQHKPRSEEWALRIRSPQRRDSGQYECQISTTPPIGHAVFLNIVEPETIISSGPELFIQAGSTINLTCTVRHTPEPPSSITWTHGEQVISNVINFDSARGGISLVTEKGLKSTSRLLVQRATGSDAGIYTCGPNNAPSAATRVHVLSGEHPAAMQQGCAKSTLDKTASILCCLLTLYVLRKPSFNNLQFGT; this comes from the exons ATGGGGCACACAGCGAGCGGAGTAAAATCCGCTTTATGGCTATCTCTTCTACATGGCTTCCTCTTCCTCATCG CTGATTCTGGCACAGAAACTCCTCAAGACCACTCAACCATGGACATCTCTTCGCGCCACTTCAGAGCTGAATTCCTTCAAGAATGGCAGGGTTCACCAGACGCCCCGTACTTCGACCCCAGCACGCCGAGAAATATCACTGGTTTGGTCGGACACCCAGTTAGACTGCTGTGCAGAGTGAAGAATTTACAGAATAGGACT GTATCATGGGTCCGTCACCGCGACATCCACCTGCTGACGGTGGGGCGCTACACGTATACCTCGGACCAGCGCTTCGAGGCGCAGCACAAGCCGCGCTCCGAGGAGTGGGCGCTGCGTATACGCAGCCCGCAGCGCCGCGACTCCGGACAGTACGAGTGCCAGATATCCACCACGCCGCCTATAGGCCATGCTGTCTTCCTTAATATTGTAG AACCAGAAACAATAATCTCCAGCGGACCAGAACTCTTCATTCAAGCTGGTTCCACTATCAACCTGACATGTACCGTACGCCACACACCCGAGCCACCCAGCTCCATAACGTGGACACATGGAGAACAGgtaatttcaaat GTGATAAACTTTGACTCTGCACGGGGAGGTATATCATTGGTCACAGAAAAAGGCTTGAAGAGTACCAGCCGACTCCTAGTCCAGCGAGCCACGGGTTCAGATGCAGGTATTTACACCTGTGGACCCAACAACGCTCCCTCGGCAGCCACGAGAGTACATGTCTTATCTG GTGAGCACCCAGCTGCGATGCAACAAGGATGTGCAAAATCAACACTAGACAAGACCGCCTCCATACTATGTTGTTTGTTAACACTATATGTACTAAGAAAACCTTCGTTTAATAACCTACAGTTTGGTACTTGA
- the LOC110373363 gene encoding hemicentin-1 isoform X2, whose translation MGHTASGVKSALWLSLLHGFLFLIADSGTETPQDHSTMDISSRHFRAEFLQEWQGSPDAPYFDPSTPRNITGLVGHPVRLLCRVKNLQNRTVSWVRHRDIHLLTVGRYTYTSDQRFEAQHKPRSEEWALRIRSPQRRDSGQYECQISTTPPIGHAVFLNIVEPETIISSGPELFIQAGSTINLTCTVRHTPEPPSSITWTHGEQVINFDSARGGISLVTEKGLKSTSRLLVQRATGSDAGIYTCGPNNAPSAATRVHVLSGEHPAAMQQGCAKSTLDKTASILCCLLTLYVLRKPSFNNLQFGT comes from the exons ATGGGGCACACAGCGAGCGGAGTAAAATCCGCTTTATGGCTATCTCTTCTACATGGCTTCCTCTTCCTCATCG CTGATTCTGGCACAGAAACTCCTCAAGACCACTCAACCATGGACATCTCTTCGCGCCACTTCAGAGCTGAATTCCTTCAAGAATGGCAGGGTTCACCAGACGCCCCGTACTTCGACCCCAGCACGCCGAGAAATATCACTGGTTTGGTCGGACACCCAGTTAGACTGCTGTGCAGAGTGAAGAATTTACAGAATAGGACT GTATCATGGGTCCGTCACCGCGACATCCACCTGCTGACGGTGGGGCGCTACACGTATACCTCGGACCAGCGCTTCGAGGCGCAGCACAAGCCGCGCTCCGAGGAGTGGGCGCTGCGTATACGCAGCCCGCAGCGCCGCGACTCCGGACAGTACGAGTGCCAGATATCCACCACGCCGCCTATAGGCCATGCTGTCTTCCTTAATATTGTAG AACCAGAAACAATAATCTCCAGCGGACCAGAACTCTTCATTCAAGCTGGTTCCACTATCAACCTGACATGTACCGTACGCCACACACCCGAGCCACCCAGCTCCATAACGTGGACACATGGAGAACAG GTGATAAACTTTGACTCTGCACGGGGAGGTATATCATTGGTCACAGAAAAAGGCTTGAAGAGTACCAGCCGACTCCTAGTCCAGCGAGCCACGGGTTCAGATGCAGGTATTTACACCTGTGGACCCAACAACGCTCCCTCGGCAGCCACGAGAGTACATGTCTTATCTG GTGAGCACCCAGCTGCGATGCAACAAGGATGTGCAAAATCAACACTAGACAAGACCGCCTCCATACTATGTTGTTTGTTAACACTATATGTACTAAGAAAACCTTCGTTTAATAACCTACAGTTTGGTACTTGA